A genomic segment from Halomonas sp. GD1P12 encodes:
- a CDS encoding LysR family transcriptional regulator: protein MQRWDRIEAFVEVVRLGTFSAAARHLKVSTSHTSRLVSQLENQLGVQLLYRTTRQIRLTDAGSLYVEHCRHLFDGLRDAEQMINKLQAKPSGLLKLTAATTFGERYVAPLVNDFQCQHPALEVHMHFTNRAVELIDEGFDIAIRMGVLKDSSLIAKRLCERREYIVGSSDYFRQAPRPHTLSELSQHPCLLGSRPFWLFEVNGQRREVRLEGRWSGNSGPALLDAALKGLGLAQLPDYYVAPYLKSGELVAVLEPFQHHDTAVWAVYPRHRHLSPKIRQLVDYLATHIDTGLPKR from the coding sequence ATGCAGCGCTGGGATCGTATCGAAGCCTTCGTCGAAGTGGTGCGGCTGGGCACCTTTTCTGCGGCGGCGCGCCATCTGAAAGTATCGACATCGCACACCAGCCGACTGGTCAGCCAGCTCGAGAATCAGCTCGGCGTGCAGCTTTTGTATCGCACCACGCGCCAGATTCGCCTGACCGACGCCGGCTCACTCTATGTAGAGCACTGTCGCCACCTGTTCGATGGGCTGCGCGACGCCGAGCAAATGATCAACAAGCTTCAGGCCAAACCCAGCGGCCTTTTGAAGCTCACTGCAGCCACCACCTTCGGCGAGCGCTACGTCGCCCCGCTGGTCAACGACTTTCAGTGCCAGCACCCGGCGCTCGAAGTGCACATGCACTTCACCAACCGGGCGGTGGAGCTGATCGACGAAGGCTTCGACATCGCCATTCGCATGGGCGTGCTCAAGGATTCCAGCCTCATCGCCAAGCGTTTGTGCGAGCGCCGCGAATACATCGTTGGTTCCAGCGACTATTTCCGCCAGGCACCGCGCCCGCATACGCTCTCGGAACTCAGCCAGCACCCGTGTCTGCTGGGCTCGCGCCCGTTTTGGCTATTCGAGGTCAACGGCCAGCGCCGCGAGGTTCGCCTGGAGGGGCGGTGGAGCGGCAACTCCGGCCCGGCCCTTCTGGATGCCGCGCTCAAGGGCCTGGGCCTTGCCCAGCTTCCCGACTACTATGTGGCGCCTTATCTGAAAAGCGGCGAGCTGGTCGCGGTGCTGGAGCCGTTTCAGCATCATGACACCGCGGTGTGGGCGGTCTATCCGCGTCACCGCCACCTTTCGCCTAAAATTCGCCAGCTGGTAGACTACCTGGCGACCCATATCGATACCGGACTACCGAAACGCTAA
- the rpoD gene encoding RNA polymerase sigma factor RpoD codes for MAGNAQQQSRLKELIARGKEQGYLTYAEVNDHLPEDIADPDQVEDIIGMINDMGISVVEEAPDEDTLMMSDHSTDESAAEEAVAALAAVESDVGRTTDPVRMYMREMGTVELLTREGEIEIAKRIEEGTREVMSSLAYLPGAVTSILQAYDATQDEEAPGRLSDLFSGFIDPDEGIPGVAEAEVAEPVVDAEPGDDEDLDGDDEDDEDDNSASEGGPDPEEARARFEQIREQNAAVDAAFKKHGRGSAELKAEQARLAELFSPIKLVPKHFERLVGQVRISVEQVRAQEKAIMQLCVKKAKLPRKLFIKSFPGNESDQSWLDRFQEEQPKYADRLEPLRADIARSQRKIAFEEDMVQLIVPDLKEVNRKLSIGEAKARRAKKEMVEANLRLVISIAKKYTNRGLQFLDLIQEGNIGLMKAVDKFEYRRGYKFSTYATWWIRQAITRSIADQARTIRIPVHMIETINKLNRVSRQMLQEMGREPTPEELGERLEMPEDKVRKVLKIAKEPISMETPIGDDDDSHLGDFIEDGTMLLPIDLATGEGLIEATRNVLGGLTAREAKVLRMRFGIDMNTDHTLEEVGKQFDVTRERIRQIEAKALRKLRHPSRSEPLRSFLDE; via the coding sequence ATGGCTGGAAATGCGCAGCAGCAGTCACGTCTGAAGGAGTTGATCGCGCGCGGCAAGGAGCAGGGTTACCTGACCTATGCCGAGGTCAACGACCATCTACCCGAGGATATCGCCGACCCGGATCAAGTGGAAGACATCATTGGCATGATCAACGACATGGGTATCAGTGTCGTTGAGGAAGCGCCGGATGAAGACACTTTGATGATGTCGGATCACTCCACGGACGAGTCCGCTGCGGAAGAGGCCGTGGCGGCCCTTGCCGCCGTGGAAAGCGACGTGGGTCGCACAACGGACCCGGTTCGCATGTACATGCGCGAAATGGGCACGGTCGAGCTTTTGACCCGTGAAGGCGAAATCGAAATCGCCAAGCGGATCGAAGAGGGCACGCGGGAAGTGATGTCGTCACTTGCCTATTTGCCTGGCGCGGTTACCTCCATTTTGCAGGCCTACGATGCCACCCAGGACGAAGAAGCGCCCGGGCGGCTTTCGGACCTCTTCTCTGGCTTCATCGACCCGGATGAGGGCATTCCAGGCGTTGCCGAGGCCGAAGTGGCCGAGCCGGTCGTTGATGCCGAGCCCGGCGACGACGAAGACCTCGACGGCGACGACGAGGACGACGAGGACGATAACTCGGCCAGCGAAGGTGGCCCGGACCCGGAAGAGGCCCGTGCGCGTTTCGAGCAGATTCGCGAGCAAAACGCCGCCGTCGACGCCGCCTTCAAAAAGCACGGCCGCGGCAGCGCCGAGCTCAAGGCAGAGCAGGCGCGTTTGGCAGAGCTGTTCTCGCCGATCAAGCTCGTGCCCAAGCACTTCGAGCGCCTGGTCGGGCAGGTTCGCATCAGCGTCGAGCAGGTGCGCGCCCAGGAAAAGGCGATCATGCAGCTGTGCGTGAAAAAGGCCAAGCTTCCGCGCAAACTGTTCATCAAGTCGTTTCCGGGTAACGAGTCCGATCAGAGCTGGCTCGACCGCTTCCAGGAGGAGCAGCCCAAGTACGCCGATCGTCTCGAGCCGCTGCGCGCCGATATCGCCCGCTCCCAGCGCAAGATTGCGTTCGAGGAAGATATGGTCCAGCTGATCGTGCCGGATCTGAAAGAGGTCAATCGCAAGCTCTCCATTGGTGAAGCGAAGGCGCGCCGGGCCAAGAAAGAGATGGTCGAGGCGAACCTGCGTCTGGTGATCTCGATCGCCAAGAAGTACACCAACCGCGGCCTGCAGTTTTTGGACCTGATTCAGGAAGGCAACATCGGCCTGATGAAGGCGGTAGACAAGTTCGAATACCGTCGCGGCTACAAGTTCTCGACCTACGCCACCTGGTGGATTCGCCAGGCGATCACCCGCTCGATCGCCGACCAGGCGCGCACCATCCGTATCCCGGTGCACATGATCGAGACGATCAACAAGCTCAACCGCGTATCGCGCCAGATGCTCCAGGAAATGGGCCGCGAACCGACGCCGGAAGAGCTTGGCGAGCGTCTGGAAATGCCGGAAGACAAGGTGCGCAAGGTGCTCAAGATCGCCAAGGAGCCGATCTCCATGGAGACGCCGATTGGTGACGACGACGACTCGCACCTGGGCGATTTCATCGAAGACGGCACCATGCTGCTGCCGATCGATCTGGCCACCGGCGAAGGCTTGATCGAAGCCACGCGCAACGTGCTGGGCGGTTTGACCGCGCGCGAAGCGAAGGTGCTGCGCATGCGCTTCGGGATCGACATGAACACCGACCACACCCTCGAGGAAGTGGGCAAGCAGTTCGACGTCACCCGGGAGCGTATTCGTCAGATCGAAGCCAAGGCGCTGCGTAAACTGCGTCACCCTAGTCGCTCGGAGCCGCTTCGCTCGTTCCTCGACGAGTGA
- the dnaG gene encoding DNA primase — translation MAGQIPQRFIDDLLDRTDVVEVVGERVQLKKAGRNYSGLCPFHQEKTPSFTVSADKQFYHCFGCSANGNALRFLMEYDKLSFPEAVEQLAARLGLDVPREGADDPREREREQKRKEGVSLLELAGSFYRERLKMQAGQSARDYLKKRDLSDEVIAAYGIGFAPDGWEALKQHLSAKGVSEAVQIEYGLLIHREDTGRTYDRFRDRVMFPIRDLRGRTLGFGGRIMGDGQPKYLNSPETPVFHKGRELYGLYEARKASAKLEQLIMVEGYMDVVALAQYGIHNAVATLGTATTEDHLHRLFRLVSRVVFCFDGDRAGRQAASRALETALPQMIDGREARFLFLPEGEDPDSLVRREGERAFQDRVTCAMPLSEFLFEQAAQGRDLNTVEGNERFASHVLQAINRVPDGMLKSLLLEALAKRSGLGKEQLSSMLEKPALELVPGSDEPPPLMDSFYPESAPAPPMARKKPKASRKVLSTVERISQLLLFEPRLVDVVPENLDWLPQGAPDGVLCRELVTLLRAGRYKSPQVVLAHFQGSEEGQALDELARRELLIPAAARKTELLGLVEHLARLERRRSPQEEYEALLALERSGQKLDKSQRQRLATLVVELTRKQ, via the coding sequence ATGGCCGGACAGATCCCCCAGCGTTTCATTGACGATCTTCTGGACCGCACCGACGTCGTCGAGGTGGTGGGCGAGCGTGTTCAGCTCAAAAAGGCCGGGCGTAACTACTCCGGGCTCTGCCCCTTTCATCAGGAAAAGACCCCTTCCTTTACGGTGAGCGCCGACAAGCAGTTCTATCACTGCTTCGGCTGCAGCGCCAACGGTAACGCCCTGCGCTTTTTGATGGAGTACGACAAGCTCTCCTTTCCCGAGGCGGTCGAGCAGTTGGCCGCCCGCTTGGGGCTCGACGTGCCCCGCGAAGGCGCCGATGACCCCCGCGAGCGCGAGCGTGAGCAAAAGCGCAAGGAGGGCGTGAGTCTTCTGGAGCTTGCCGGCAGCTTCTACCGCGAGCGTCTGAAGATGCAGGCGGGGCAGAGCGCTCGCGACTATCTTAAAAAGCGCGATCTTTCCGACGAGGTCATCGCCGCCTACGGCATCGGCTTCGCGCCGGATGGCTGGGAGGCGCTCAAGCAGCACCTGAGTGCCAAGGGCGTCAGCGAAGCGGTGCAGATCGAGTACGGTCTGTTGATTCACCGTGAGGATACCGGGCGCACTTATGATCGCTTTCGCGACCGGGTGATGTTTCCCATCCGCGATCTGCGCGGACGCACGCTGGGCTTTGGCGGGCGCATCATGGGAGACGGCCAGCCGAAATATCTGAACTCGCCGGAAACGCCGGTGTTTCACAAGGGGCGCGAGCTCTACGGTCTTTATGAGGCGCGCAAGGCCAGTGCCAAGCTCGAGCAGCTGATTATGGTGGAGGGCTACATGGACGTGGTGGCGCTGGCGCAGTACGGCATCCACAACGCCGTGGCCACGCTCGGCACCGCGACCACCGAGGATCATCTGCACCGGCTGTTTCGGCTGGTCAGTCGGGTGGTGTTTTGCTTCGACGGCGACCGCGCCGGGCGCCAGGCGGCGAGCCGGGCCCTCGAGACGGCGCTGCCACAGATGATCGACGGGCGCGAGGCGCGCTTTCTGTTTTTGCCTGAAGGCGAGGACCCGGACTCGCTGGTGCGCCGGGAAGGCGAACGAGCGTTTCAGGACCGGGTCACCTGCGCGATGCCACTCTCCGAATTTCTGTTCGAGCAGGCCGCCCAGGGGCGCGATCTGAATACCGTCGAGGGCAACGAGCGCTTCGCCAGCCACGTTCTCCAGGCGATCAACCGGGTGCCGGACGGCATGCTCAAGTCGCTGCTGCTGGAGGCGCTGGCCAAACGCAGTGGGCTGGGCAAGGAGCAGCTCTCGTCGATGCTCGAAAAGCCCGCCCTTGAGCTCGTGCCGGGTAGCGACGAGCCACCGCCGCTCATGGATAGTTTTTATCCGGAGTCGGCGCCTGCGCCCCCGATGGCACGAAAAAAGCCGAAAGCCTCGAGAAAGGTGCTTTCGACCGTCGAGCGCATCAGCCAGCTGCTGTTGTTCGAGCCGCGCCTTGTTGACGTCGTGCCCGAAAACCTCGACTGGCTGCCGCAGGGCGCCCCGGATGGCGTGCTTTGCCGCGAGCTGGTCACGCTTTTGCGCGCCGGGCGCTACAAAAGCCCGCAGGTGGTGCTGGCGCACTTTCAGGGTAGCGAAGAGGGGCAGGCGCTCGATGAGCTCGCCCGACGCGAGCTGTTGATTCCCGCCGCGGCCAGGAAGACCGAGCTTTTAGGGCTGGTCGAGCATCTTGCGAGACTCGAGCGCCGGCGCTCGCCGCAGGAGGAGTACGAGGCGCTGTTGGCACTCGAGCGTTCGGGACAAAAGCTGGACAAGAGCCAGCGGCAACGTTTGGCAACGCTCGTGGTCGAACTGACTCGTAAGCAGTAG
- the rpsU gene encoding 30S ribosomal protein S21, whose translation MPSVKVRDNEPFDVALRRFKRSCEKAGVLSEVRRREHYEKPTAERKRKAAAAVKRHAKKLQRERKRFERLY comes from the coding sequence ATGCCTTCTGTAAAAGTACGTGATAACGAGCCGTTTGACGTCGCTCTGCGTCGCTTCAAGCGTTCTTGCGAAAAAGCCGGCGTTCTCTCTGAAGTACGTCGTCGTGAGCATTACGAGAAGCCGACAGCCGAGCGCAAGCGCAAGGCAGCGGCAGCTGTGAAGCGTCACGCTAAAAAGCTTCAGCGTGAGCGTAAGCGTTTCGAACGGCTCTATTGA
- a CDS encoding amidohydrolase family protein: protein MRHALPLTRRRLLGALSALAGSSLVPGAYASDESEDSDDTASDSPTRWCIKNATILTMEEGKAPLEKADIWVVDGRIEAVGESLDTGDSEMISGEGCIVMPGLVDTHNHMWQTQMRGMFGQTEQTLFFPLTQRLSEHFRPGDIWIGEYLAAMENVNAGVTTSCDFFDNNRSPEHCQAALEALGASPLRTRLMFGNQSKTAGSQIDLEHLSELVENWERYSERGRLSLGLAWRLPDNLGNQDAMAVKRREFEAAREMNLPVSVHVSGDNHDGLFQALIDGEFLIPELQVVHATNAREEHLSALNEAGASLSLTPMTEHRVGYGLTRLSHFESVERLGLGIDGNALAGSGDLFSVMKHAALTEIGASEHQTSVDCERLVALATRLGAESIGLGDEIGTLSPGKQADLIMLDTHQVSLGMLPGEPYAFIVFAATPASVSLVAVDGRIAKRGGQLLNMDDEQIASRIDASLSHLRDKL from the coding sequence ATGCGGCACGCACTCCCCCTTACTCGACGCCGGCTTCTCGGCGCCCTGTCGGCACTGGCGGGGTCGAGCCTGGTGCCCGGTGCCTACGCCAGCGACGAAAGCGAGGACAGCGACGATACCGCCAGCGACTCGCCCACGCGCTGGTGCATCAAGAACGCCACCATCCTGACCATGGAGGAGGGCAAGGCACCGCTGGAGAAGGCCGATATCTGGGTCGTGGACGGGCGTATCGAGGCGGTGGGTGAGAGCCTGGACACCGGCGACAGCGAAATGATCAGCGGCGAAGGCTGCATCGTCATGCCGGGGCTGGTCGATACCCACAATCATATGTGGCAGACCCAAATGCGCGGCATGTTCGGCCAGACCGAGCAGACGCTGTTCTTCCCGCTGACACAGCGGCTGAGCGAGCACTTTCGCCCCGGCGATATCTGGATTGGCGAGTATCTGGCGGCGATGGAGAACGTCAACGCCGGCGTGACCACCAGCTGCGATTTTTTCGACAACAATCGAAGCCCCGAACACTGTCAGGCCGCGCTCGAAGCGCTTGGCGCCTCACCCTTGCGCACGCGGCTGATGTTCGGTAATCAGAGCAAGACCGCCGGTAGTCAGATCGATCTTGAGCACCTGAGCGAGCTTGTTGAGAACTGGGAGCGCTATAGCGAGCGCGGGCGCCTGTCACTGGGCCTGGCCTGGCGGCTACCCGACAACCTGGGCAATCAGGACGCCATGGCCGTCAAGCGCCGGGAGTTCGAGGCGGCGCGCGAGATGAACCTGCCTGTCTCCGTACACGTCAGCGGCGACAATCACGATGGCCTGTTTCAGGCGCTGATCGACGGCGAGTTTTTGATTCCAGAGCTTCAGGTCGTACACGCCACCAACGCGCGCGAAGAGCATCTGAGCGCCCTCAATGAGGCTGGCGCTAGCCTTTCGCTGACGCCCATGACCGAGCACCGGGTCGGCTATGGGCTTACGCGGCTGTCGCATTTTGAGAGTGTTGAGCGGCTGGGACTTGGGATCGATGGCAACGCCCTGGCCGGCAGCGGCGATCTGTTTTCGGTGATGAAACACGCCGCACTGACCGAGATCGGCGCCAGCGAACACCAGACCAGCGTCGATTGCGAACGGCTGGTGGCGCTGGCGACGCGCCTCGGCGCCGAGTCGATCGGGCTTGGCGATGAGATCGGCACGTTGAGCCCGGGCAAACAGGCGGATTTGATCATGCTCGACACCCACCAGGTGAGTCTTGGCATGCTGCCTGGTGAACCCTACGCGTTTATCGTTTTCGCCGCGACCCCGGCAAGTGTTTCGCTGGTCGCCGTGGACGGGCGCATCGCCAAGCGCGGCGGGCAGCTTTTGAATATGGACGACGAGCAGATCGCCTCGCGCATCGACGCCTCGCTTTCGCACCTGCGCGATAAGCTATGA
- the tsaD gene encoding tRNA (adenosine(37)-N6)-threonylcarbamoyltransferase complex transferase subunit TsaD, with amino-acid sequence MRVLGIETSCDETGVALYDTRAPAGKGLLADTLYSQVAMHAEYGGVVPELASRDHTRKLLPLIEQVLKEAGLDKRDLDGIAYTAGPGLVGALMVGASTAHGMARALDIPVLGVHHMEGHLLAPMLEENPPAFPFVALLVSGGHTQLVEVSGLGCYRLLGESVDDAAGEAFDKAAKMLGLAYPGGPQVARLAERGDPKRFRFPRPMTDRPGLDFSFSGLKTHTLTAIKKLDADGALDEQARADIARAFEEAVVDTMVIKCRRALDDTGLKRLVMAGGVSANTRLRERLAVETEKRGAQTFYPRARFCTDNGAMIAYVGARRLEAGERDTVGVMQSTPRWPLDTLTPPER; translated from the coding sequence ATGAGAGTGCTTGGCATCGAAACCTCCTGCGACGAAACCGGTGTCGCGCTTTACGACACCCGCGCCCCGGCAGGCAAAGGGCTTTTGGCGGATACGCTCTACAGCCAGGTCGCCATGCACGCCGAGTACGGCGGCGTGGTGCCGGAGCTCGCCTCGCGGGATCATACCCGCAAGCTCTTGCCACTGATCGAACAGGTGCTCAAGGAAGCCGGTTTGGATAAGCGCGATCTCGACGGTATCGCCTATACCGCAGGGCCCGGGCTGGTCGGCGCACTGATGGTCGGCGCCAGCACCGCCCACGGCATGGCGCGGGCGCTGGATATTCCGGTGCTCGGCGTGCACCACATGGAGGGCCACTTACTCGCGCCGATGCTCGAGGAGAACCCACCGGCGTTTCCGTTCGTCGCGCTTTTAGTGTCCGGCGGGCACACCCAACTGGTCGAGGTCAGCGGGCTTGGCTGCTATCGGCTGCTGGGTGAGTCCGTCGACGACGCGGCGGGCGAAGCCTTCGACAAGGCCGCCAAGATGCTGGGCCTGGCCTACCCCGGCGGCCCCCAGGTGGCCAGGCTCGCCGAGCGCGGCGACCCGAAGCGCTTTCGCTTTCCGCGGCCAATGACCGACCGTCCGGGGCTCGATTTCAGCTTCTCCGGGCTCAAGACCCACACCCTGACCGCGATCAAAAAGCTCGACGCCGACGGGGCGCTGGACGAGCAGGCCCGCGCCGACATCGCCCGCGCCTTCGAGGAAGCGGTGGTGGACACCATGGTGATCAAGTGCCGCCGGGCGCTGGATGACACCGGGCTCAAGCGGCTGGTGATGGCCGGCGGGGTGAGCGCCAATACGCGCCTTCGAGAGCGGCTGGCCGTGGAGACCGAAAAGCGCGGTGCCCAGACGTTCTACCCCCGCGCCCGTTTCTGCACCGACAACGGCGCCATGATCGCCTACGTGGGCGCGCGGCGCCTGGAAGCCGGCGAGCGCGATACCGTCGGCGTCATGCAGTCGACCCCGCGCTGGCCGCTGGACACCCTGACCCCGCCCGAGCGCTAG
- the plsY gene encoding glycerol-3-phosphate 1-O-acyltransferase PlsY — translation MNALLWALAGYLSGSWLAAIVVCRLAGVADPRWCGSQNPGVSNVLRSHGPRLAAATLALDAAKAMPVLMLAKSQALPVWLQGAVGLSILLGHSYPVWYGFRGGKAVACAFGALLVLVPWVALLCATLWALIAWRLRTAAAASLASALAAPLFTLWLLPAYLGVVGAFTLVVVARHALNIRRLRDGQEPRLRR, via the coding sequence GTGAATGCGCTTCTCTGGGCCCTGGCGGGCTACCTGAGCGGCAGCTGGCTTGCCGCCATCGTCGTGTGCCGGCTCGCCGGCGTTGCCGACCCGCGCTGGTGCGGCTCGCAAAACCCGGGGGTTTCCAACGTGCTGCGAAGCCACGGGCCGCGCCTGGCGGCGGCCACGCTGGCCCTCGACGCCGCCAAGGCGATGCCGGTGTTGATGCTGGCCAAAAGCCAGGCGCTGCCGGTGTGGCTCCAAGGCGCGGTGGGGCTTTCGATACTGTTGGGCCACAGCTACCCGGTGTGGTACGGCTTTCGCGGCGGCAAGGCGGTGGCCTGCGCCTTCGGGGCGCTGCTGGTGCTGGTGCCCTGGGTGGCGCTTTTGTGCGCCACACTCTGGGCGCTGATCGCCTGGCGACTTCGCACGGCGGCGGCGGCCTCGCTTGCAAGCGCGTTGGCCGCGCCGCTGTTCACGCTCTGGCTTTTGCCTGCGTATCTGGGCGTGGTCGGCGCGTTCACCTTGGTGGTGGTGGCGCGCCACGCGCTCAATATTCGCCGCCTGCGCGACGGCCAGGAGCCCCGCCTTCGCCGCTAG
- the folB gene encoding dihydroneopterin aldolase: MDRILIEGLTIETVIGVYDWERTITQSLRLDLTLATDIRPAAATDDLHLTLDYGAVCQRIQQFADEHHFALIETFAERLCECLRHEFPISWLRLAVRKPAAVPAAQSVGLEITRGEIPEVIERPAT; the protein is encoded by the coding sequence ATGGACCGTATTTTAATTGAAGGCTTAACGATTGAAACCGTCATCGGCGTGTACGACTGGGAGCGCACCATCACCCAGTCGCTGCGCCTGGACTTGACGCTTGCCACCGACATTCGTCCGGCGGCCGCGACCGACGACTTGCACCTGACCCTGGATTACGGCGCCGTCTGCCAGCGCATTCAGCAGTTCGCTGACGAGCACCACTTCGCCCTGATCGAAACCTTCGCCGAGCGGCTGTGCGAATGCCTGCGCCACGAATTTCCCATCAGCTGGCTACGCCTGGCCGTGCGCAAACCCGCCGCCGTGCCCGCCGCCCAAAGCGTGGGGCTCGAGATCACCCGCGGCGAGATTCCCGAGGTCATCGAGCGCCCGGCGACGTGA
- the folK gene encoding 2-amino-4-hydroxy-6-hydroxymethyldihydropteridine diphosphokinase, which yields MSLVCLSLGSNVDPATHLGACFEALTRTFDAVRISRVFESEPVGCQAAVNFFNAVVAFESNWSPQALNAWTKAQEAALNPRAPRNRHAPRALDIDLLSVGDTCADFEGFTLPRQDITRYAFVLKPLAELLPNERHPRCKTPYATLFARADFSDQPLWPVTFSFRGVAISP from the coding sequence GTGAGCCTGGTCTGCTTGAGCCTGGGCAGCAACGTCGACCCGGCCACGCACCTTGGCGCCTGCTTCGAGGCGCTTACGCGCACTTTCGATGCAGTGAGAATCTCGCGGGTCTTCGAGAGCGAGCCGGTCGGCTGCCAGGCCGCGGTCAACTTCTTCAACGCGGTGGTCGCTTTTGAAAGCAACTGGAGCCCGCAGGCGCTCAACGCGTGGACCAAAGCCCAGGAGGCGGCGCTGAACCCGCGCGCCCCCCGCAACCGCCACGCCCCCAGGGCGCTGGATATCGACCTTCTGAGCGTGGGCGATACCTGTGCCGACTTCGAGGGCTTCACTCTGCCCCGACAGGACATCACCCGTTACGCCTTCGTGCTCAAGCCGCTCGCCGAGCTGCTACCCAACGAGCGCCATCCACGCTGTAAAACGCCCTACGCCACGCTTTTCGCGCGCGCCGACTTCAGCGACCAGCCGCTGTGGCCGGTGACGTTCAGCTTTCGCGGCGTGGCGATTTCGCCCTAA
- a CDS encoding polynucleotide adenylyltransferase, protein MDACDKALDGLEVYRVGGAVRDALLGWPVFDNDWVVVGATPETMRAKGFKPVGRDFPVFLHPETFEEYALARTERKAGHGYGGFTVHASPDVTLEEDLLRRDLTINAIAQRPDTTLVDPFDGQKDLERRLLRHVSPAFAEDPLRVLRTARFLARYAGLGFVIAEETRTLMRQVAQSGELLHLAAERVWVETEKALAEPHPARFFTALDEAGALESWWPHLAAHLDEALRLLEKAPCEGELAHWRMALLASALCEPEREALIERLRLPNAVAALCRHVALTRALIEGEVDGALAFEWLERLDAFRKPDQVEAQLSLIGGLAPALEKPLDEAFRRARDVSPQALMAEGFQGKALGEALRERRFAAVDDALSAEKG, encoded by the coding sequence GTGGACGCTTGCGACAAGGCGCTCGATGGACTCGAGGTGTACCGGGTCGGCGGTGCGGTGCGCGATGCGCTGCTCGGCTGGCCGGTGTTCGACAACGACTGGGTGGTGGTCGGCGCCACGCCGGAAACGATGCGGGCGAAGGGCTTCAAGCCGGTAGGGCGGGATTTTCCCGTATTTCTACATCCGGAAACCTTCGAGGAGTACGCGCTGGCGCGCACCGAGCGCAAGGCGGGCCACGGCTACGGCGGCTTTACGGTGCACGCAAGCCCGGACGTGACGCTGGAGGAGGACCTGCTGCGCCGCGATTTGACCATCAATGCCATCGCCCAGCGTCCGGACACCACGCTGGTCGACCCGTTCGACGGCCAGAAGGATCTCGAGCGGCGCCTGTTGCGCCACGTTTCGCCGGCGTTTGCCGAGGACCCGTTACGCGTACTTCGTACCGCACGCTTTCTGGCCCGCTACGCCGGTCTCGGGTTCGTAATCGCCGAAGAAACCCGGACGCTGATGCGACAAGTCGCGCAAAGCGGCGAGCTTTTGCATCTGGCCGCAGAGCGGGTGTGGGTCGAAACCGAGAAGGCGCTGGCCGAGCCCCACCCGGCGCGCTTCTTTACCGCGCTCGACGAGGCCGGGGCGCTTGAAAGCTGGTGGCCGCACCTGGCGGCTCATCTCGACGAGGCACTCAGGCTTTTAGAGAAGGCGCCATGCGAAGGTGAACTTGCCCACTGGCGCATGGCGCTTTTGGCAAGCGCGCTTTGCGAGCCCGAGCGTGAGGCGCTGATCGAGCGGCTGCGCTTGCCCAACGCCGTTGCCGCGCTTTGTCGCCACGTTGCGCTTACGCGCGCGTTGATCGAGGGCGAAGTCGACGGGGCGCTCGCGTTCGAGTGGCTCGAACGCCTCGATGCCTTTCGCAAGCCTGATCAGGTCGAGGCGCAGCTTTCCCTGATAGGGGGGCTGGCCCCGGCGCTCGAAAAACCGCTTGATGAGGCGTTTCGGCGCGCCCGGGACGTGAGCCCGCAAGCGCTGATGGCGGAGGGGTTTCAGGGCAAGGCGCTAGGGGAGGCGCTGCGCGAGCGGCGTTTCGCGGCAGTCGATGACGCTCTGAGCGCAGAAAAGGGTTAG